The genomic stretch AATCAGGAATACCTCACCGGCCGCGCTGGACACGCATGCTACGCTGCCTGCGTGACCCTGAGCGTCTCCCCGGAACCCGCTGCGCCCACCCTGCCGCTCTCCCAGACGCGGCCGGTGCTGAGCGCCCAGGGGCTGGGCAAGAGCTACGGCCGCCGGGCGGTCGTGCGCAACGTGAACTTCACCGTGAATCCCGGCGAGATCGTCGCGCTGTTCGGCCCCAACGGCGCGGGCAAGACCACGACCTTCTATATGGTGGTCGGCTTCGTGCGGCCCGGTGCGGGCCGGATCACCCTGGGCGAGCGCGACCTGACCCACCTGCCCATGCACGAACGTGCCCGCCTGGGCCTGGGCTACCTGCCGCAGGAGGCCAGCGCGTTCCGCAAGCTCACGGCGCGCGACAACCTGCTGGCCATCCTGGAGTACCAGAAGCTCTCCCGACCCGAGCAGGAGGCCCGCGCCGACGCCCTGCTGGCCGAATTCGGTCTGACGCACCTGGCGGGCAGCTACGCGTATCAGCTCTCCGGTGGGGAGCGCCGCCGCCTGGAACTCGCCCGTGCGCTGACCACCGACCCCGACTACCTGCTGCTCGACGAGCCCTTCACCGGCGTCGATCCCAAGAGCATCCGCGACATCCAGCGCCTGATCCGCGACCTGCGTGACCGGCGCGGCATCGGCGTGTTCATCACGGATCACAATGTCCGCGAGACCATCGCCCTGACCGACCGGGTGTACCTGATGTTCGATGGAGACGTGAAGTTCGAGGGCACGCCCCAGCAGTTCGCGCAGGACGAGGACGTCCGCCGCCATTACCTCGGCGACGACTTCGAGCTGTAAGGGAGGCGCGCCGTGCTGTGGGTCTTTCTGGCATTCGTGGTGCTGCTCTCCGGGGTGGTCGCCTATGCCGCCGATACCATCGCCAGGAAGGCGGGGCGCAAGCACATCCGCTGGTTCGGCCTGCGGCCCAAGACGACCGCGCTGGTCGTGGCGGTGCTGTCCGGCATGGGCATCTCGGCCGCGAGCCTGACTGCCTTCCTGCTGCTGAACAAGAACGCCGTGGACGTGATCGCGGCGGCCGACCAGCTGCGTCCCCAGCTCGAGTCGCTGCGCCAGGAATATGCGGCGGCCCAGGACGACCTGAAGGCCGCCAGTGCCGAGCGCGACCGGGCCCAGAAGGAGGCGCAGCGGCTGGGGCAGCTGCAGGAGGCCGCGCAGCGTGACCTGCGGGCCACCCGCGCCGACCTGAGCGCCGCGCAGCAGGCCGAGCAGCGCCTGAAGGCCGAGACCGCAGGCCTCCAGGGCCGCGTGAAGACCCTGACCAGCACCATCGGCACACTGGAGACCCGCGCCACGCAGAACCGCACCAAGCTCCAGAACTCCGAGGCGGCCCTGAAGGCCAGCCGTGACCGTGCCCAGGCGCTGGATGCCCAGGTGCTGGACTTCCGTGCCCGGACAGCCCTGGCC from Deinococcus sp. AB2017081 encodes the following:
- the lptB gene encoding LPS export ABC transporter ATP-binding protein, which gives rise to MLSAQGLGKSYGRRAVVRNVNFTVNPGEIVALFGPNGAGKTTTFYMVVGFVRPGAGRITLGERDLTHLPMHERARLGLGYLPQEASAFRKLTARDNLLAILEYQKLSRPEQEARADALLAEFGLTHLAGSYAYQLSGGERRRLELARALTTDPDYLLLDEPFTGVDPKSIRDIQRLIRDLRDRRGIGVFITDHNVRETIALTDRVYLMFDGDVKFEGTPQQFAQDEDVRRHYLGDDFEL